The DNA segment CAGATACCACACTCCTGGGATGAGAGGGAGGTCCATGGGGGCAACTTCTGCCCCAGGGCTCatctaaaaatgcagattcctctGTTTTAGGACTTAGCCTCGGCTCCATCATTGATCCAGTGGGTAACTCCAAGTCCCTTGCTATAATCCCTAGGTTTGCTTTTTTGATTTGTTAAAAGGAGGGTTATATCAGAAGCTGAACCTGTAAATGTGTTTTCAGTTCGTTTTCACCTACATAGACATcagtttcatatggttcaactCCATAACTGTCCTACCCACCTTGTACATGAAAATGAAGCATGAGTCAAAGGCTCACTGCCATGTACACAGCGGGCATTCAGTGAGTGTTTGGGAAATTTAAGTGGTGGTTCTGGAACCAGATGGGCATGAGCCTTCCTCACCCACTTCTAGCAAAGGCACCTGCATGGGAATAACGTCAGAAaacagttctttttttgtttttttttttttgagatggagtctcactctgttgcccaggctggagtgcaatggcgtgatctcagctcctgcaacctctgcctcccggattcaagcgattctcctgtctcagcctcccgagtagctgggattacaggcgcacgccaccaggcccggctaatttttgtatttttagtagagacgggggtttcactatgttggtcaggctggtctcgaactcctgacctcgtgatccactcacctcggcatccacccacctcagcttcccaaagtgctggaattgcaagcgtgagccaccgcgcccggccaggcaaAGCAGTTCTTAGAGGGAAATTCACATTCATCAGTTCCTTCTGGGTGTTTGACCTTCCCGCTCCCACAACAGCCTGAATCCAGAACTGTCAAGTCTGGTTTTCAGCTGTGGACACAGTCCACTGCCCGAAGGCCACCATCCAGACGACGGGGAAGCCTTGATGGCCTTTCCGGAGCCACTGCCCGAAGGCCACCACCCAGACGAGGGGGAAGCCTCGATGCTTAGAGATGGTACAAGCCAGGCTCTCATTGCATCTGGGTTTCGTGGAAAAAACAATCCTCTCGAGGGTAACTGGAACTTAATGGATGCGCCGCAGGTGGAAGGCGCTCTGTCCCCCTGTTTACGATGACGCATAATCCCTCCAACTCTCTGAGAATGTGACACAAAGGAGGGGGTCACGGTGGCTGAGGCCAAGGAGCCCTTCCTCTGTGAAGGGCGGCCCCAGGTCTGCGCGGCGGTGAAGACAGACTggcagtgggagggagggaacCCGACAAAGAGTTGAGACGCGTGGTCCTCGGGAACAGCACTGTGGAAGTCCCCCGGATTGAGGCGCGCCCGTCCAGTGGAGAATGCCACCTCCAGCCACTGGGGCGCCTGGGGGCAGGGCGGAGACACAGCGGGCGTCCCTTCGCCGCTGCATAGGAGGGCGACCGCTGGGCAGTGGGTGTTGGCGCGGTATCCCCGCCCTGCCCAGCATCTGCCCCACGTTTCTTCAGGCCAAACTACCGGGAGCCCGGGCTTCTTCCTAAAGTAAAACTCGCTCCGGAAAGGCCAACAGTCCAGCGGCCAGACGGGCACCTGGGAACGCGAGCCTAACGCGTACTGGAGACGGAGTGGCGCCCGGCACTGCGCGCCTCCTCCCCGCCGGGAGACTGCGTGCTAAGCTCAGCAAAGCCCCGCTGTGGAGACGGAGCCATGTCGCCCATTACCTAATGAAACTGAGAAGGGAGACTCAGTCTCTCTTCTAGCCCCGAGCGCAAGCTCTGCGGGACTTGGCATCGTCCTCCCTCCACGATCCCACACTCCGGGTTTTCCCCATTCCCAGCTCGGCTGCACCCGAGAGACAGACGGAAGAAACTGCCAATGGAAGGACGCAAAGCGTCAACTTTGTGTTCGCCCGCCACTCTCGGCCAATGTGCGCTCGTGTTTCCGGAGTCCCGCCTTCCGTGTCGGGCGCCCCCTTTTGGCAGCACAGGGACGAACCCTACGTCTCGCCATCTTGTGTGTGGCACAGGTAAATTTCTGGACTATGTTTCCACCTATTCTGGTCCTTTTTCCCACACAACCGATTTCTTAGTTCGACAGCTAAGTGCGGTGGCGATAAGGCCAGCGTAGCCTGTTGTTCTCGGATCGCCCACGTGAGCTAGATCGCTACGTCACGCCACGCTTGCCGAGCCCGGCGCCATCTTGAGTGTGGCGTTTTGATGCTCCCCTTTCTCGGGGCTCCGCATGGTTCTCTAAATGGCCCCCCAAATTTCAGGTAGTCCCCAAAGATTAGCCCAACTGGCTCCAGAGACGATGATTTTCCCCGAGGAACTCTGTAATGTTCATGTGCCCATCGCAGTCCAGCagtggggtgggagaagggtaGACTCGATGGCCCGGCAGGCCCCTGGAGGAGGCTGCCCTGAGGCTGTCGCGACGGCAGTGACCGCTCGGGACAGACCCTAACTAGAGCCCTAGAATGAGGGGACCGCTATGCCGTGCGGGGCCCGCGGGCTGTCCCACTCGAGGGCTGGAGCCGGCATCGCGCATCGAGTCCGCTTGATACATGAATCCGTGTGTGCTTGGGACGGTGCCCGCTTGTCGACCTACTTGGCCGACGGACGCCGGACCTGATGGTGGGCAATCGGGGTCGCCTGCCCACAGGACTAGGGGTGCCCTGCCCTGGGAGGGCGCGAGGGCATGGCAGAGGGACGGGGCGGCCCAGGTGCCCGGGTCTCGGCCTCGTGACCTCGTTGCTCGTCGTGGGGCTGCCGTCCACTTGCACTGGGACAATCCTTGGTCGAAGGCGCCCAGGCGCGGGGGGCGGGCACCTCCGCGGGCACTGCGCTGGGCACCGCCCGGGGCGAGCGCGGCCCAGCACCCCGCCTTCCCCTCCCCCGCGCTGGCAGCCGTCGTGCGCCCGCcgccccctcttccctccccctcttccctccccctccttccgaGCAGCCGCGGGGAGGgcgggagagggagggaagggggctggGCGGGCAGCTTTGCCGCGCTTTGGCTTTCTGCGTCAGCAGCCCCAGCAAAACAGCTGCGGGAGCGCGCGTCCGGAACGCGCTCGCGCACCCCTCCCCCGCGCCCTCGGCCCCGCTGAGACCCGGCAAACTCGGGCCTTGAATGACAGTGCGATCGGCGACTGCGCAGCGCGGGACGCGCCGGGGCACTGCCGCTTTAAGCACGCTTGTCCATTGTTCGGAATCGAGCCAATGAGCGAGCGCCCGCTCCCTGCGCTCAGCCAATAGCGGCCGGGCATGGGAAGCCGAGCGCCGCCCACTAATCTATATTAAAGCTTCTGGCGCCGCGTGAGTCCCCCACTGGCTGCTCTGAAAAGCCATCTTTGCATTGTTCCTCGTCCGCCTCCTTGCTCGCCGCAGCCGCCTCCGCCGCGCGCCTCCTCCGCCGCCGCGGACTCCGGCAGCTTTATCGCCAGAGTCCCTGAACTCTCGCTTTCTTTTTAATCCCCTGCATCGGATCACCGGCGTGCCCCACCATGTCAGACGCAGTCGTAGACACCAGCTCCGAAATCACCACCAAGGTGAGGCTGGACGCCGCCCGCCCCCTCGGGGTCCGCGCGCCGCCGCTCGGGCGGTGTTTGGCGCGCAGCAGCTGGACTGCCTCAAGCCCGCTATTGCTCCCTCTCGCGGGGAAACGGCCCGCCCCCGGCGCGGTGCCCTCAGGCAGCCCACTCTTTGTGTGGTGCGGGGGAGGGGGCGGGAACCGCCGCGGGCAGACGTGATGCCCGTCGGGGAGTGGGCCGGGCGCCCTCGGGGGCCGAGGGCTAGGCGCGGAGGCCGGCTCACGGCCCTCGAAACTCGTCTGTGATCGGTATGAGTGGCGGCGGGAGGAGAAGGGCCTGGCTGGGGGTCGTCGGCCCGCCGGGCGCACGGAAATAACTTTGAAACTCAAGCGCGTTGGGAATCGGAAGTGCTGGGGGGCGCGTGTTGGGGCGCGGGCCGGCCGCGGGAAGTGGCGGCGAGCGCCCGCCGGCCGCGCTGCTCTTTGTTCGGCGCCAGGCCGCCGGTTTCGCGCCCTGCAGCGGACCTGAGGTGGTTTATCTAGACTAAGTCCCGATAAGGCGGATGGGGCGACGGGCTGGCTGGCCGCGACGTCGGCCGTCCCGGCGGAGGTGTGACGGGCTTATCCGCTTTGGGCGCtctgggaggcgggggtgggcGCCCTTCGAGGTGAGTGCGCCGGGAGCGGCCGCCCAGCTTCAGTCATGCACCCGGTGCCGGGCTTGGCTGAGGAGGCGAGAGCCCACGCGCCgcagggaggaaagagaaagtgaaGCGCGGCGCTGGGGCGACGATGGGCGCCCCCCGCGGCTGCCCGGGAGCACCGTGTGCGCCGCAGCTCGGGGCGACGCGGGCCAGCACGGCGGCCGCGACAGGCCAATGGTAGGGTCGAACTGGGGGGGCGCCCGGGCCCCGTGGCGGGTTCACTGCCCTCGGCTATGAGGTCCTGCGCGGCTGGTGCAGCTCCGCTCCTGTTGTCGGCGCCGCCTCGGTCCCACTGCCCGCCCTGGGTAGCGTCTCCGCCCTCGGCGGGAGCGGGGCGCTCTCAGACtgactgtttttttcttaatgtttcggCCCTCGTCCGCGCCCGTCGTGCCCCTGCAGGGATTGGCGCGAGTCACCTTGGCGTCTCCTTAACCCTTGTGTCCCTGGCGTCATCTCTGACTCTCCCAGGGGCGACTTCTTGGCAGAGCGGAGCTCGGGGCCCGGATCTCCAAAGGGGCTCTCAGTGACCCCTTCTGGACTCAGTCCGGGAATGAGTTTGTGGGGTAAGAACACCGTCCCCAGTGCGGGGCCTGGCTGTTCGATTTTCTCCGAAGCACCAAAAGGTGACTTCCCGCGAGGGCGATGAGTAGTAGCCCGAGAGGCGCATCCCCGACAGTCTCGGACCTAAGCAGCCCGGTGGACTTTGGGGCGACCTCCCGCGGGACTTGGCCCCCCGAATGCAGACATTCGGGACTGCCGGGGTGGCGGCAGTGGGGCGTAGAGTCGAGAGCCCGGCCGACCGACGCGCGACCCGTGCGCCtgccactgcaagctctgcctgccggcCGGGAGTCTCCAAGGCAAGGGACGCACTCGGCGGCCCCGGGCCACGTGCTCCCTGCGCGCGGTGCGTGCCGAGGCCCGCGCGCAAAGCCCGCCGGGCGGGGGATGCGCGCCTGCGCGCCGCGacctccctgcccccactgctCCCCGGGGCTTCGGCCGCCAGGGGGCGAGAGCGGGCGGAGCCGGGGTCCGCGGAGCGGAGCGGGGCGGGCCGGAGTGAGAGGGCCGACAGGTGGCCCGGAGCCGCTCGCCGGACAGCGGCCGAGGCGTTCCCGCAGGCCCGGACGCCGGACCTCTGTTGGTATTGGCGGCCGTGTCGTGTGGAAAAAGTTACCGGGCGCCCGGAGCCGCGCTGCCTTTTGGATCCCGGGCGGAGTCCCACCCTCGAGGTGCTGTCGGGGATCCCTAGCCGCCGCGGGGAGGCCGGGACTTGGTGGCTCCGGCGGCAGGCCCCGGCCTGGGGCACCGCCAAGCAGCGGTTTGCGGCCTCTAGGAACAGCGGTCGGATTTGGGGGGTCGGTGTGCTTTGGCTTTTTTAGATACCTGTCCTGGCCGGGGCGGTGCGGCCTCGCGGGCCTTCCAGGCTGGCGCGCCTGTGGGGCTCTCCCCGAGCGCAGGCCCCTCTCTCCTTGCCTTATTTATCTTTGGAACATAATCTGCCGCCTTTCTAGACGGCTCGAGGGGCGGGCTCTTTGCACTTGGAAGCAGGCTGATGGGCGTGAGTGTCCGGGGCTCGTCCACCCGGCCGGACGGGCTGGGGCTGTGGCGCCACATGGCTCCTTTTTCCTAGGAAGCGCCAGGGGGCAGTGGGAACCGCCACCGGGGCCGCTGTAGCGGGCCTTAAAGGATGGGAAACCTGATCATGCCCCCCGCCGGGCCTTCCTTCCACCGGACCAGTGGGAGAGGGACCGCAGGGGCATCAGGCCCTTCTCAACATGCGACTCTTAATTTGGGACGGACAGAACAGCCGTACAGACCAGTAGTTCTCAGCGCCTTTGCTTACCCTGGGTTGCTCAGAAGACTTACTGGTTACTGGTTCCTTCTTCCCTTTTGAAGGActtaaaggagaagaaggaagttgTGGAAGAGGCAGAAAATGGAAGAGACGCCCCTGCTAACGGGAATGCTGTGAGTGTCTGCTTTGCTCCTGAGCCCTGGCAGCTACCGCCCCACAAAATTTTTCCTGTTCTACTTTaaac comes from the Pan troglodytes isolate AG18354 chromosome 13, NHGRI_mPanTro3-v2.0_pri, whole genome shotgun sequence genome and includes:
- the PTMA gene encoding prothymosin alpha isoform X2; this encodes MQTFGTAGVAAVGRRVESPADRRATRAPATASSACRPGVSKARDALGGPGPRAPCARCVPRPARKARRAGDARLRAATSLPPLLPGASAARGRERAEPGSAERSGAGRSERADRWPGAARRTAAEAFPQARTPDLCWYWRPCRVEKVTGRPEPRCLLDPGRSPTLEDLKEKKEVVEEAENGRDAPANGNANEENGEQEADNEVDEEEEEGGEEEEEEEEGDGEEEDGDEDEEAESATGKRAAEDDEDDDVDTKKQKTDEDD
- the PTMA gene encoding prothymosin alpha isoform X1, which gives rise to MQTFGTAGVAAVGRRVESPADRRATRAPATASSACRPGVSKARDALGGPGPRAPCARCVPRPARKARRAGDARLRAATSLPPLLPGASAARGRERAEPGSAERSGAGRSERADRWPGAARRTAAEAFPQARTPDLCWYWRPCRVEKVTGRPEPRCLLDPGRSPTLEDLKEKKEVVEEAENGRDAPANGNAENEENGEQEADNEVDEEEEEGGEEEEEEEEGDGEEEDGDEDEEAESATGKRAAEDDEDDDVDTKKQKTDEDD